A window from Branchiostoma floridae strain S238N-H82 chromosome 16, Bfl_VNyyK, whole genome shotgun sequence encodes these proteins:
- the LOC118403314 gene encoding angiotensin-converting enzyme-like isoform X6 has product MKWLEEYNEELRQRQAKSAEANWAQSTNITDENAAKVVDVTMELTKWSLKKMEEGKKFDTSGFSDDVKRQFGMITKSGSSSDEEKTRKVAEIGTELEKIYSTSTACLPSGTCLKLDPDLEGILAKSRDYDRLTWAWLSWRDAVGPPMKDKYAEWVALMNEGAQENGYADKGVIWRGAYEMPNDTLEEMVDGVWEKVKPLYTQLHAYVRRKLSETYGEDKVLTTGHIPAHLFGNMWAQQWNNIYDIVVPFPDQPAIDVSDTMVEQGYDPLRMFKTAEAFFVSIGLRPMPQTFWDKSMITRPDDREVVCHGSAWDFYHLPGDTDVRIKMCTKVNQEDLQTIHHEMGHVEYYLTYEDQKTLYRGGANPGFHEAVGDTIALSVNTPGHLKKIGLLQNIEGNQGTEFQINELLKMALSKVAFLPFGLLIDKWRWRVFSGDITPDKFNTEWWNLRMKYQGIKPPVERTDEDFDPGAKYHIPSGTPYIRYFFSFVAQFQFQQALCEEAGHDGPLHTCDIYQSKKAGAKLKNMLSMGESKPWPEAMKAITGQDKLDPSAILKYFEPLEKWLREQNKNEELGWE; this is encoded by the exons ATGAAGTGGCTGGAAGAATATAACGAGGAGCTTCGGCAGCGGCAGGCGAAATCT GCGGAAGCTAACTGGGCACAGTCAACTAACATCACTGACGAGAACGCAGCCAAAGTTGTGGACGTGACGATGGAGCTCACGAAGTGGTCTCTAAAAAAGATGGAGGAGGGaaagaa GTTCGATACATCCGGGTTCTCGGATGACGTCAAGCGCCAGTTTGGGATGATTACCAAGTCAGGAAGTTCAAGCGACGAGGAAAAAACACG GAAAGTAGCGGAGATAGGAACAGAACTTGAGAAGATCTACAGCACGAGCACCGCGTGTCTACCAAGCGGCACATGCCTGAAGCTGGACCCTGACCTGGAGGGGATACTAGCGAAGTCACGTGACTACGACCGTTTGACGTGGGCGTGGCTTAGCTGGCGAGATGCTGTTGGTCCACCAATGAAAGACAAGTACGCAGAGTGGGTGGCGCTGATGAACGAAGGAGCACAAGAAAATG GTTATGCCGATAAGGGCGTCATATGGCGGGGCGCTTACGAGATGCCTAACGACACTCTAGAGGAGATGGTGGACGGGGTTTGGGAGAAGGTGAAACCCCTGTACACCCAGCTCCACGCTTACGTCAGAAGGAAACTGTCTGAGACGTATGGAGAAGACAAGGTGCTAACAACAGGGCATATACCTGCGCACTTGTTTG GAAACATGTGGGCTCAGCAGTGGAACAACATTTACGACATCGTCGTGCCGTTTCCGGATCAACCGGCAATCGACGTCAGCGACACCATGGTAGAACAAGGATACGACCCACTGCGCATGTTCAAAACTGCGGAGGCGTTCTTCGTGTCCATTGGTCTACGTCCCATGCCTCAG ACATTTTGGGACAAGAGTATGATAACTCGACCTGATGACAGGGAAGTTGTTTGCCACGGCTCGGCCTGGGATTTCTACCACCTGCCCGGCGACACTGACGTCAG AATAAAGATGTGCACAAAGGTGAACCAGGAGGACCTACAGACCATACACCACGAGATGGGGCACGTCGAATATTACCTGACATACGAG GATCAGAAGACTCTGTACCGTGGCGGCGCGAACCCAGGGTTCCATGAGGCAGTGGGTGATACTATAGCATTGTCCGTGAATACTCCTGGTCATCTCAAGAAAATCGGACTGCTCCAAAATATTGAAGGCAACCAAGGTACCG AATTTCAAATCAACGAACTACTGAAGATGGCTCTGTCGAAAGTTGCCTTCCTGCCATTTGGGCTGTTGATTGACAAGTGGAGATGGCGAGTTTTTAGCGGTGACATCACACCAGACAAGTTCAACACAGAGTGGTGGAATTTACG AATGAAGTACCAGGGTATCAAACCACCGGTAGAGAGGACGGACGAGGATTTTGATCCAGGGGCAAAATACCACATCCCCTCTGGAACCCCCTATATCAG GTATTTTTTCAGCTTCGTCGCCCAGTTCCAATTCCAACAGGCGCTTTGTGAGGAGGCGGGGCATGACGGTCCTCTACACACGTGCGACATCTACCAATCCAAGAAAGCTGGCGCCAAGTTAAA AAATATGCTGAGTATGGGAGAGAGCAAACCGTGGCCAGAAGCCATGAAGGCGATCACCGGACAGGATAAGCTCGACccatccgccatcttgaaataCTTCGAACCGCTTGAAAAATGGCTGCGTGAGCAAAACAAAAACGAAGAGTTGGGATGGGAATAG